The following coding sequences lie in one Deltaproteobacteria bacterium genomic window:
- the icd gene encoding isocitrate dehydrogenase (NADP(+)) translates to MAYEKLTAPTTGDKITINEDGSLNVPNNPIIPFIEGDGIGPDIWAASQPVFDAAVEKAYGSERKIEWFEIFAGEKAVSEYGDNQWLPEDSLQAIREHVVAIKGPLTTPVGGGIRSLNVAIRQLLDLYACVRPVRYFNGVPSPVKHPEKLDVVIFRENTEDVYSGIEWKQGTEEAAAMIKYLNDGPVKDLGKKIREDSGLGVKPVSITGSKRLINRAVKYAIDNNLPSVTLVHKGNIMKFTEGAFRDWGYELVEESYMDAAITEDDVWSKHDGKVPEGKVLVKDRIADAMFQQLLLRPDEYSVMATMNLNGDYLSDACAAQVGGLGLAPGANIGDEAAVFEATHGTAPKYAGQDKVNPSSVILSGALMFRHMGWGDVADLIEKGIEGAIDNKTVTYDLERQMDGAKLLSCSDFGKAIVDNM, encoded by the coding sequence ATGGCATACGAAAAACTTACAGCACCAACCACAGGCGACAAAATTACCATCAATGAAGATGGCAGTCTAAATGTACCCAACAATCCGATTATCCCATTCATCGAAGGGGACGGCATTGGTCCAGATATTTGGGCAGCCTCTCAACCTGTCTTTGATGCAGCTGTTGAAAAAGCATACGGCAGCGAACGTAAAATCGAATGGTTTGAAATTTTCGCGGGTGAAAAAGCTGTTTCAGAATACGGCGACAACCAGTGGCTTCCGGAAGATAGTCTTCAAGCTATCCGCGAGCACGTTGTTGCAATCAAAGGGCCACTGACCACACCTGTTGGCGGCGGCATTCGTTCTTTGAACGTTGCGATTCGGCAACTGCTTGACCTCTACGCATGCGTACGACCCGTTCGATATTTCAATGGCGTACCTTCTCCAGTGAAGCACCCAGAGAAACTCGACGTTGTTATCTTCCGTGAAAACACTGAAGACGTCTACTCGGGCATTGAGTGGAAACAAGGCACAGAAGAAGCCGCAGCAATGATCAAGTATCTCAACGATGGTCCAGTTAAGGACCTCGGCAAGAAAATTCGTGAAGACAGTGGTCTGGGTGTGAAGCCTGTAAGTATCACAGGCTCTAAGCGCTTGATTAACCGTGCCGTAAAATATGCGATCGACAACAACTTGCCTTCCGTGACGCTCGTTCACAAAGGCAACATCATGAAGTTTACTGAAGGCGCATTTAGAGACTGGGGCTATGAGCTCGTTGAAGAGTCCTACATGGATGCGGCAATCACTGAAGACGATGTGTGGAGCAAGCACGACGGTAAGGTTCCAGAAGGAAAAGTTCTGGTTAAGGACCGCATCGCTGACGCAATGTTTCAGCAGCTTCTTCTTCGCCCTGATGAGTACTCGGTTATGGCAACAATGAACCTGAACGGTGATTACCTTTCAGATGCATGTGCCGCACAGGTAGGCGGACTTGGTCTTGCTCCTGGCGCCAACATTGGTGACGAAGCCGCTGTCTTTGAAGCAACTCACGGTACAGCGCCGAAGTATGCAGGTCAGGATAAAGTAAACCCATCCAGCGTGATTCTTTCTGGCGCTCTTATGTTCCGACATATGGGCTGGGGAGATGTTGCAGACCTCATCGAAAAAGGCATCGAAGGTGCTATCGACAATAAGACAGTGACCTATGACCTCGAGCGCCAAATGGACGGAGCTAAGCTTCTTTCATGCAGCGACTTCGGTAAGGCCATCGTAGACAATATGTAA
- the sfsA gene encoding DNA/RNA nuclease SfsA, with protein sequence MKLNRTLTRGTLVKRYKRFLADIELESGEIITVHCANSGAMTSCAEPGSPVIISDSENPKRKLRYTWEQIKMGRTWVGVNTGTPNAAIANWIALEKIPELSGYPEIKREVKYGREKKSRIDVYLSGKPGEPDCYVEVKNATMRVGNYAAFPDAVTERGKKHLYELAHAAEQGSRAVMLFFIGRSDCKQFRPADEVDPKYGAALREVADKVELLAYRCQYKLDGSVHPIESIPVEL encoded by the coding sequence ATGAAACTTAACCGCACTCTTACACGCGGAACCCTGGTCAAACGGTACAAGAGATTTCTTGCTGATATCGAGCTGGAGTCCGGTGAGATCATCACTGTCCACTGTGCAAACTCGGGAGCTATGACTTCCTGCGCGGAGCCGGGAAGTCCTGTTATCATTAGTGATTCCGAGAATCCGAAGCGAAAATTACGCTATACCTGGGAACAGATTAAGATGGGAAGAACCTGGGTTGGCGTCAATACCGGTACCCCCAATGCGGCCATCGCCAACTGGATAGCCCTAGAAAAGATCCCCGAGCTAAGCGGCTACCCCGAGATCAAACGCGAGGTAAAATATGGCCGAGAAAAAAAATCCAGGATCGACGTCTATTTAAGTGGAAAGCCCGGTGAGCCCGACTGCTACGTCGAAGTTAAGAATGCTACGATGCGCGTGGGTAACTACGCCGCTTTTCCAGATGCCGTCACTGAACGGGGTAAAAAGCACCTCTACGAACTCGCTCACGCGGCTGAACAAGGGTCCCGAGCGGTCATGCTATTTTTTATCGGGCGCAGTGACTGTAAACAGTTTCGCCCAGCCGACGAGGTCGATCCGAAATATGGGGCAGCGCTCAGAGAGGTGGCTGACAAGGTTGAGCTTCTTGCTTACCGATGCCAATACAAACTAGACGGCAGCGTTCATCCCATCGAAAGTATTCCCGTAGAGCTTTAA
- the mdh gene encoding malate dehydrogenase has translation MGRTFERPKLAMIGAGQIGGNLALFAAQKQLGDVVLFDIKDGMPQGKALDMLHMSPMQDFDAKILGTSNWDDVAGADVVIVTAGIPRKPGMSRDDLLDTNVKIMTDVATNLKKQCPDAFVIVISNPLDAMVYTMKEITGFDAKKVVGMAGVLDSGRFAYFVAEALNVSVEDVNTFVLGGHGDTMVPVIEYSNVGGVPLTQLMEMDQIEAIANRVRKAGGEIVGLLKTGSAFYSPAGAAIEMAEAYLRDKKRVLPAAAQCNGEFGVDGLYVGVPTVIGAGGVERILEVKLSESDTELMGKSVAHVKDLVEQVNKRLA, from the coding sequence ATGGGACGAACATTCGAAAGACCAAAATTGGCCATGATTGGCGCAGGACAAATTGGTGGTAACCTGGCTCTTTTCGCAGCTCAAAAACAGCTCGGTGATGTGGTTCTCTTCGATATCAAAGACGGTATGCCACAAGGTAAAGCACTCGACATGCTTCACATGTCTCCAATGCAGGACTTTGATGCCAAGATTCTTGGAACCAGCAATTGGGACGATGTTGCAGGCGCTGACGTTGTTATCGTTACTGCCGGTATCCCACGCAAGCCAGGCATGAGCCGCGATGATTTGCTCGACACCAACGTCAAGATCATGACCGACGTTGCTACAAACTTGAAGAAGCAATGCCCAGACGCATTCGTCATCGTCATTTCCAACCCACTCGACGCCATGGTTTACACCATGAAAGAGATCACCGGATTTGATGCTAAGAAAGTTGTAGGTATGGCTGGTGTGCTCGATTCAGGTCGATTTGCATACTTCGTAGCCGAAGCTCTTAATGTTTCTGTTGAAGACGTGAACACTTTTGTTCTCGGCGGACACGGCGACACAATGGTACCTGTCATTGAGTATTCAAATGTAGGCGGAGTACCTCTTACGCAGCTTATGGAAATGGACCAAATTGAAGCCATTGCCAACCGCGTTCGTAAGGCTGGCGGCGAAATCGTTGGACTTTTGAAGACTGGTAGCGCGTTTTACTCGCCTGCTGGAGCCGCCATCGAAATGGCGGAAGCTTATCTCCGCGACAAAAAGCGTGTTCTTCCTGCAGCAGCACAGTGCAACGGTGAATTCGGTGTGGACGGCCTCTATGTAGGCGTTCCAACTGTTATCGGAGCCGGCGGCGTTGAACGAATTCTTGAAGTGAAGCTCTCAGAATCAGACACAGAGCTGATGGGTAAGAGTGTTGCTCACGTTAAAGATCTGGTCGAACAGGTTAATAAACGTCTAGCATAA
- a CDS encoding SUMF1/EgtB/PvdO family nonheme iron enzyme, translating into MLCYRCGAYTEDGAKKCGECGAPFSAERRRTARKALHENGDGLHGSFPFEVGYKIAGRYRVKSFRDSGAAGWMVRARDENTEQDVAVKVIDSKLIQSEREINNFLAVCRKARKVDHINVARLYEEGREGNVVYYVMQYLEGLTLRRIIDLRIEKKQVFQHNEVLPLFNQLADGLSSLGRFKFHGSIYPGSITVLPDVLKITGVAHYQAIPRRPLIVKHDGNESNHYLAPESRNDTGKPGPRSDVYSLAVIFAEMMSGVVYGRDSAARWDGAREVLGENMFQVLSKALSINPEGRFESASSFVDALFNEVDDSDFPVVEIEEDDGLEATPVVIAEEMLAANLLPDDDDDAESVELNSGVFEIDEVEALLEIEADDTASDNVDIEEITGVDLVIGDDSQVEQIAELGELKIKDLPPTKAMHVAKQPSANGRWIGLGIILLGVVVSAAILINSGSDVATPVPAEKVTVIPVPEPPVLIPAVEGEVADMAPGDDAAQKQDQAGDAKPVIPKPNETIKNTGSVNVQPVKTVAPKVAQPVAAPPTPSSERRLTQPPPPPPPPAAVATKRPAAKDDFAIDDEPVIEPEPREPGCRRGMILVEAGAFTVGSRQGDSMRGFGDLNARRIRMDAFCMDIYEYPNSRNRAPKVRVNWSQARSSCRAVGKRLCTEQEWERGCKGPTGTRFPFGNTYREGTCNLSEDGNASVKPSGRFDACRSGFGMADLAGNVAEWTQSSWSDEIADKVVKGGSAEQDMYSGRCSARSNESSGTKDALIGFRCCADAK; encoded by the coding sequence GTGCTCTGCTACAGGTGCGGTGCATATACAGAAGATGGTGCCAAGAAGTGTGGTGAATGCGGAGCTCCGTTTTCTGCCGAGCGGCGCCGGACCGCCCGCAAAGCTTTACACGAAAATGGTGACGGTCTTCACGGTAGCTTCCCTTTTGAAGTCGGTTATAAAATTGCCGGTCGATACCGGGTCAAATCTTTTCGCGACTCCGGAGCTGCGGGCTGGATGGTTCGGGCTCGTGACGAGAACACTGAACAAGATGTTGCCGTAAAAGTTATCGATTCGAAACTGATCCAAAGCGAACGCGAAATCAATAATTTCCTCGCGGTTTGCCGCAAAGCTCGCAAAGTTGATCACATCAATGTGGCCCGCCTCTATGAAGAAGGCCGTGAGGGCAATGTTGTCTATTATGTGATGCAGTACCTCGAAGGCCTAACCTTGCGCCGAATTATCGATTTGAGAATCGAGAAGAAGCAAGTTTTTCAGCATAACGAAGTGTTGCCTCTATTCAATCAGTTGGCAGATGGGCTCAGTAGCCTTGGGCGCTTTAAATTTCATGGAAGTATATACCCGGGTAGTATTACTGTTCTCCCCGATGTTCTGAAAATAACCGGTGTTGCGCATTATCAGGCCATCCCTCGGCGTCCACTTATTGTTAAGCACGACGGCAACGAATCGAACCATTACCTCGCTCCTGAATCTCGGAATGATACAGGCAAGCCTGGGCCTCGTTCCGATGTCTATTCTCTTGCCGTAATCTTCGCTGAGATGATGTCTGGCGTGGTTTATGGCCGTGATAGTGCAGCTCGCTGGGATGGTGCCCGTGAGGTACTCGGCGAGAATATGTTTCAGGTTCTCTCCAAGGCGCTTTCTATAAATCCGGAAGGTCGTTTCGAATCAGCATCATCGTTTGTGGATGCACTTTTTAATGAAGTAGATGATAGCGATTTTCCTGTTGTTGAAATCGAAGAGGATGATGGCTTGGAAGCCACACCGGTTGTCATTGCGGAAGAGATGCTCGCAGCAAATCTACTACCAGACGATGATGATGATGCCGAATCCGTAGAGTTGAACTCAGGCGTTTTTGAGATCGATGAAGTAGAAGCTCTACTGGAAATTGAGGCAGATGATACGGCATCGGATAACGTTGATATCGAAGAGATTACCGGCGTTGATTTAGTCATTGGCGATGATTCGCAGGTGGAACAAATCGCTGAACTTGGCGAATTGAAAATCAAAGACCTACCTCCAACCAAAGCCATGCATGTTGCTAAGCAGCCATCGGCGAATGGTCGATGGATTGGTCTTGGAATCATTTTACTTGGTGTGGTGGTTTCAGCGGCGATTTTAATCAATTCTGGCAGTGATGTGGCGACCCCGGTTCCGGCTGAGAAAGTCACTGTGATTCCCGTTCCGGAACCACCTGTTTTGATTCCTGCGGTCGAGGGTGAAGTAGCAGATATGGCTCCAGGTGATGATGCTGCTCAAAAGCAAGATCAAGCCGGTGATGCCAAACCGGTCATTCCAAAGCCGAACGAAACGATTAAAAATACAGGGTCGGTCAATGTGCAGCCGGTGAAAACGGTGGCACCAAAGGTAGCTCAACCCGTAGCAGCGCCACCGACCCCATCCTCTGAGCGTCGTTTGACGCAACCTCCACCCCCGCCGCCGCCGCCTGCAGCAGTGGCAACGAAGCGTCCTGCAGCGAAAGATGATTTCGCAATCGACGATGAGCCAGTGATTGAGCCCGAACCCCGTGAGCCGGGTTGCCGACGAGGCATGATCTTAGTTGAAGCCGGAGCGTTTACTGTGGGAAGCCGCCAAGGAGACTCCATGAGGGGTTTTGGTGATTTGAACGCACGCCGAATTAGAATGGATGCCTTCTGTATGGACATCTATGAATATCCCAACAGCCGCAACCGGGCTCCTAAAGTACGTGTAAATTGGTCTCAAGCGCGCTCATCATGCCGCGCCGTGGGTAAACGACTGTGCACGGAACAAGAATGGGAACGGGGCTGTAAGGGACCCACAGGTACCCGTTTTCCTTTCGGAAACACCTACCGTGAAGGTACATGCAACCTGAGTGAAGATGGTAACGCCTCGGTGAAACCTTCGGGACGTTTTGATGCGTGCCGCAGTGGTTTTGGGATGGCTGATCTTGCTGGCAATGTGGCAGAATGGACCCAAAGCTCATGGTCGGACGAAATTGCTGACAAGGTTGTTAAGGGAGGTTCTGCCGAACAAGATATGTATTCGGGGCGATGCAGTGCTCGCTCCAATGAATCTTCCGGCACCAAGGACGCCCTCATTGGATTTCGTTGTTGCGCAGATGCGAAATAA
- a CDS encoding fumarate reductase/succinate dehydrogenase flavoprotein subunit produces the protein MKLESNEPTGDIAGRWDKHRFDMKLVNPANKRKLSVIVVGSGLAGAAASATMAELGYNVDCFCFQDSPRRAHSIAAQGGINAAKNYQNDGDSVYRLFYDTVKGGDFRSRESNVYRLAQVSTNIIDQCVAQGVPFARDYGGYLANRSFGGAQVSRTFYARGQTGQQLLLGAYGALSRQIHLGQVKMHTRTEMLELVLVNGHARGIITRNLLTGKMESWAADAVVLATGGYGNVFYLSTNAMGSNVTAATRAYKKGAGFANPCYTQIHPTCIPVSGDHQSKLTLMSESLRNDGRVWVPKKSGDTRTPVQIPENERDYYLERRYPAFGNLVPRDVASRAAKMACDEGMGVGPGGRGVFLDFKDAIGRVGKDAVSARYGNLFDMYERITDDNPYETPMRIYPAIHYTMGGLWVDYNLMSNIPGLHVAGEANFSDHGANRLGASALMQGLADGYFVLPYTIGNYFATSGQGKVTTDAPEFKQALKDCEDRTKKFLSLDGKRTVDDFHRDLGKICWEHCGMSRTKEGLTQAIQDIGSLREEFWTNVKIPGSGAELNMELEKAGRVADFLEFGEVMCNDALAREESCGGHFREEYKTEEGEARRDDENFCHAAVWEYAGYGNTPNRHKEEMEFEYVKLATRSYK, from the coding sequence ATGAAGTTAGAATCCAATGAACCAACAGGTGATATTGCAGGCAGATGGGATAAACACCGTTTCGACATGAAACTGGTGAACCCTGCCAACAAACGTAAACTCAGCGTGATTGTTGTTGGCTCTGGCTTGGCTGGTGCTGCTGCATCTGCAACTATGGCCGAGCTTGGTTACAATGTTGATTGCTTTTGTTTCCAAGATAGCCCGCGCCGCGCGCACTCGATTGCGGCACAGGGTGGTATCAACGCAGCTAAAAACTATCAGAATGATGGCGACAGCGTTTACCGACTCTTTTACGACACCGTCAAAGGCGGCGATTTTCGCTCACGTGAATCAAACGTTTATCGCTTGGCTCAGGTCAGCACGAACATCATCGACCAATGCGTTGCCCAAGGCGTGCCGTTTGCACGTGACTACGGTGGTTACCTAGCAAACCGTTCTTTCGGTGGTGCTCAGGTAAGTCGTACATTCTACGCTCGAGGACAAACCGGCCAGCAGCTGCTGCTCGGTGCATACGGTGCCCTCTCCCGCCAGATCCACTTGGGTCAGGTGAAAATGCACACCCGTACTGAGATGCTCGAACTGGTCCTCGTTAACGGCCACGCTCGCGGTATTATTACTCGCAACCTCTTAACAGGTAAGATGGAGTCTTGGGCTGCCGATGCCGTTGTGCTCGCAACCGGTGGATACGGAAACGTCTTCTACTTGTCGACGAATGCAATGGGCTCCAACGTCACCGCAGCGACTCGCGCGTACAAAAAAGGTGCTGGTTTCGCCAACCCTTGCTACACGCAAATTCACCCAACCTGCATCCCCGTTTCCGGAGATCATCAGTCTAAACTAACGCTGATGAGCGAATCACTGCGAAACGATGGACGTGTCTGGGTACCGAAGAAGTCAGGCGATACAAGAACGCCTGTTCAGATTCCTGAAAACGAGCGAGATTATTACCTGGAACGTCGTTACCCTGCATTTGGTAACCTTGTACCTCGTGATGTTGCGTCCCGCGCAGCCAAGATGGCTTGTGACGAAGGCATGGGCGTAGGCCCCGGCGGACGCGGCGTATTCCTCGACTTCAAAGACGCCATCGGGCGTGTTGGTAAGGATGCCGTTAGCGCACGCTACGGTAACCTCTTCGACATGTACGAACGGATCACCGACGACAACCCATATGAAACGCCGATGAGAATTTATCCAGCGATTCACTATACGATGGGCGGCTTGTGGGTTGATTACAACTTGATGAGTAACATTCCAGGCTTACACGTTGCTGGTGAGGCAAACTTCTCCGACCACGGTGCAAACCGGCTGGGAGCCAGCGCTTTGATGCAAGGGCTTGCAGACGGTTACTTCGTATTGCCGTACACCATCGGTAATTACTTTGCGACTTCAGGTCAGGGCAAGGTCACTACCGACGCCCCTGAGTTCAAACAAGCACTTAAAGACTGCGAAGATAGAACCAAAAAGTTTCTTTCGCTCGATGGGAAGAGAACGGTCGATGACTTCCACCGTGACCTCGGCAAAATCTGCTGGGAACACTGCGGTATGTCGCGAACCAAAGAAGGCCTCACTCAGGCTATCCAGGATATAGGTTCTCTTCGTGAAGAATTTTGGACCAACGTTAAGATACCCGGAAGCGGAGCAGAGCTGAACATGGAGCTTGAGAAAGCTGGACGTGTTGCTGACTTCCTCGAGTTTGGTGAAGTGATGTGTAACGACGCGTTGGCTCGTGAAGAGTCTTGCGGCGGTCACTTCAGAGAAGAATACAAGACCGAAGAAGGCGAAGCGCGCCGAGACGATGAGAATTTCTGCCACGCTGCAGTTTGGGAATATGCCGGATATGGCAACACTCCCAATCGACATAAAGAGGAAATGGAATTCGAATACGTCAAGCTGGCGACAAGGAGCTACAAGTGA
- a CDS encoding succinate dehydrogenase cytochrome b subunit, whose product MSWLVDFVKSSIGAKVVMGVTGVMLIGFVIMHMVGNLQVFLGPETLNAYGKMLHDLGGLLWVARFGLIGAVVLHIASGLRLASLNKAARPVRYVHETTVQASFASRYMKMSGIVVLAFVVYHLLHFTLGGATPDHTGLTTQLADGTEVKDIYKMVVLGFQQPAVSAAYIIAMVLLGLHLNHGATSLFQSLGLRNAKYNTLIDKVGPALSIFVVVGNCSMPIAILTGAVGLVGGH is encoded by the coding sequence ATGAGTTGGTTGGTTGACTTCGTTAAATCGTCTATCGGCGCAAAGGTCGTGATGGGCGTAACCGGTGTCATGCTCATTGGTTTTGTCATCATGCACATGGTCGGCAACCTTCAGGTCTTCCTGGGGCCTGAAACACTTAATGCGTACGGTAAAATGCTTCACGACCTCGGCGGACTGCTTTGGGTCGCACGTTTTGGGCTCATCGGCGCAGTTGTATTACACATCGCCTCTGGGCTTCGCTTGGCTTCTTTGAACAAAGCAGCCAGACCTGTTCGTTACGTTCATGAGACAACTGTCCAGGCATCTTTTGCCTCGCGTTACATGAAAATGAGCGGAATCGTGGTTTTGGCCTTTGTCGTTTATCACCTGCTGCATTTTACGCTTGGCGGTGCTACGCCAGACCACACCGGCTTAACGACACAACTGGCGGACGGTACCGAAGTCAAAGACATCTATAAAATGGTTGTCTTAGGATTTCAGCAACCTGCTGTATCCGCTGCATATATTATCGCTATGGTCTTGTTGGGACTGCACCTTAATCACGGTGCAACCAGCCTCTTTCAAAGCCTTGGGCTACGAAATGCGAAATACAATACCCTGATTGACAAGGTGGGGCCGGCGCTGTCTATCTTCGTTGTTGTCGGCAACTGTTCCATGCCCATCGCCATCTTAACCGGCGCAGTTGGCTTAGTAGGAGGTCATTGA
- a CDS encoding PilZ domain-containing protein, which yields MVIDEGNRRVDIRFSMILAISEVGKQRAVMMASNVSAGGLYCPHANPRVVGEKLLLEVDLCDGRIPLVVPARVVRSNGGLAVAFHMRQPRFEMLGLRKSGLN from the coding sequence ATGGTTATAGATGAGGGCAATCGCCGGGTGGATATACGATTTTCTATGATTTTAGCGATCAGTGAAGTCGGGAAACAGCGGGCGGTCATGATGGCTTCCAATGTCAGTGCAGGAGGTCTTTATTGTCCTCACGCAAACCCACGGGTAGTGGGAGAGAAGCTCTTGTTGGAGGTGGACCTTTGCGACGGCCGTATCCCTCTGGTTGTACCGGCACGTGTTGTCCGCTCCAATGGCGGATTGGCGGTTGCGTTTCATATGCGCCAGCCGCGATTTGAAATGCTTGGACTTCGTAAATCAGGATTAAATTAA
- a CDS encoding enoyl-ACP reductase gives MKLLENRRGLIVGVANERSIAHGIARACAAQGASLALTYQNERLAKRVNPIAEELGAEWVMPCDLTQPESLAKVREQIEKKWGTLDFVVHAVAFAEKQDLEGRFVDTSSEGFRTAMDASVYTLVALAREMEGLLAKSDHGGSIVTLTYYGSQKVIPNYNVMGVAKAALEASVRYLAADLGPQGIRINAISAGPIKTLSAAGIKGMRGILDQVADVTPLGRNVDIDDVGGAAVFALSDLGRGMTGDTIFVDAGYHALGSFAGSEGKA, from the coding sequence ATGAAACTCTTAGAAAATCGGCGTGGTTTAATAGTTGGAGTAGCCAATGAGCGCAGTATCGCGCACGGCATAGCGCGTGCGTGCGCGGCTCAAGGGGCCAGCCTGGCTTTAACCTACCAAAATGAACGTTTGGCCAAGCGCGTCAATCCCATTGCTGAAGAGCTTGGGGCCGAGTGGGTGATGCCGTGTGATCTGACGCAACCTGAGTCGCTCGCGAAAGTAAGAGAGCAGATTGAGAAAAAGTGGGGGACTCTAGATTTCGTCGTCCATGCCGTTGCCTTTGCCGAAAAACAGGATTTGGAAGGCCGGTTTGTGGATACGAGCTCAGAAGGCTTTAGGACTGCGATGGATGCATCTGTCTACACTTTGGTAGCTTTGGCGAGAGAAATGGAAGGTTTGTTGGCGAAAAGTGATCATGGAGGCTCAATAGTTACGTTGACGTATTACGGTAGCCAGAAGGTGATTCCAAATTACAATGTGATGGGAGTGGCCAAGGCCGCGCTTGAGGCAAGTGTGAGATATCTGGCTGCTGACCTCGGACCTCAAGGTATTCGCATCAACGCCATCAGCGCCGGACCGATCAAAACTCTCTCAGCTGCAGGTATTAAGGGAATGAGAGGGATATTAGATCAAGTGGCAGATGTGACGCCGCTGGGTCGTAATGTCGATATTGACGATGTGGGAGGCGCCGCAGTCTTTGCCCTAAGTGATTTGGGACGCGGTATGACTGGAGATACGATCTTTGTAGATGCGGGCTACCACGCTTTGGGGAGCTTTGCCGGTTCTGAAGGAAAAGCTTAA